The following proteins come from a genomic window of Blattabacterium cuenoti:
- a CDS encoding alpha/beta hydrolase has protein sequence MLLRNQLSIKHLIKETGYEKEKTLFLMIHGYGSNEKDLFSFFQKDLPENFFIISIQGFYLIRTNQYSWYDIDFDNKNEFINIIQAKTTIEKISFFIHEAIEEYKLKKNTVWICGFSQGAILSYAIALKNSDKIKKVIALSGYLEDRIFPKKINHNYDLEFFISHGKYDSIIPVNWAKKGLKFLKEKKILFFYKEYESGHTLNHLNYQDLINWIKENNKINQNMNYE, from the coding sequence ATGCTTTTAAGAAATCAACTTTCTATTAAACATCTTATAAAAGAAACGGGATATGAAAAGGAAAAGACTCTTTTTTTGATGATTCATGGATATGGTAGCAATGAAAAAGATCTTTTTTCTTTTTTTCAAAAAGATCTTCCAGAAAATTTTTTTATAATTAGTATTCAAGGTTTTTATTTAATTAGAACAAATCAATATTCTTGGTATGATATAGACTTTGATAATAAAAACGAATTCATTAACATAATACAGGCTAAAACAACCATTGAAAAAATATCATTTTTTATCCATGAAGCCATAGAAGAATATAAATTGAAAAAAAATACAGTATGGATATGTGGGTTTAGTCAAGGAGCTATTTTAAGTTATGCAATAGCATTAAAAAATTCTGATAAAATAAAAAAAGTAATAGCTTTAAGTGGATATTTAGAAGATCGAATCTTTCCAAAAAAAATCAATCATAATTACGATTTAGAATTTTTTATATCTCATGGAAAATATGATTCTATAATTCCTGTAAATTGGGCAAAAAAAGGATTAAAATTTTTAAAGGAAAAAAAAATACTTTTTTTTTATAAAGAGTATGAATCTGGACACACTTTAAATCATTTAAATTATCAAGAT
- a CDS encoding ABC transporter ATP-binding protein translates to MIQAKNIYKSFGKEKILKGVNIMVKEGSIVCILGESGAGKSTLLHILGTLEKPTINKKIKPIIKINKEDILSLTDKELSILRNQKIGFIFQTPQLLPEFTVLENICLPGFINKKKVKKKAIDLLKELNISKYENSKIEELSGGQKQRVAVARALINDPKIIFADEPSGNLDIKNAEKLHNLFDFLNFKFKQTFLIVTHNLQLANMADEKLKIENGTLYKIDK, encoded by the coding sequence ATGATTCAGGCTAAAAATATTTACAAATCTTTTGGAAAAGAAAAAATTTTAAAAGGAGTAAATATCATGGTAAAAGAAGGAAGTATAGTATGTATTTTAGGGGAATCTGGAGCAGGAAAAAGTACTTTATTACATATTTTAGGAACTTTAGAAAAACCAACGATAAATAAAAAAATAAAACCTATTATAAAAATCAATAAAGAAGATATATTATCTCTTACAGACAAGGAGCTTTCTATTTTAAGAAATCAAAAAATAGGTTTTATTTTTCAAACGCCTCAACTTCTTCCTGAATTTACTGTATTAGAAAATATATGTTTACCAGGTTTCATCAACAAAAAAAAAGTGAAAAAAAAAGCTATAGATCTATTAAAAGAATTAAATATATCTAAGTATGAAAATTCAAAAATAGAAGAATTATCTGGAGGTCAAAAACAGAGAGTTGCTGTAGCAAGAGCTTTGATTAATGATCCAAAAATTATTTTTGCAGATGAACCTTCTGGGAATTTAGATATAAAAAACGCAGAAAAATTACATAATTTGTTTGATTTTTTGAATTTCAAATTCAAACAAACTTTTTTAATTGTTACTCATAACTTACAATTAGCAAATATGGCTGATGAAAAATTAAAAATAGAAAATGGAACATTATACAAAATTGATAAATAA
- the sucC gene encoding ADP-forming succinate--CoA ligase subunit beta, giving the protein MNLHEYQGREILNSFSIQVPDGMIVSSPEEAVKVAKIFFKKTEKNSLVIKAQIHAGGRGKAGGIQIVKNLDEVYEKSKNILGKFLITSQTSKKGELVRKILLSEDIYFSEFSPPIEYYLSILLNRDIEKNMILYSKEGGVNIEDFSKKNPNKIYTEVIDPILGLQLFQTKKIGFNLGIHDNESLKNFSFFLFSLYKAYITFDTLLLEINPLIKTFDQKFIPVDIKMILDDNALFRHKKYNLIRDDIDEIEREACEAKLNFLKLEGNVGCMVNGAGLAMATMDMIKFCGGVPANFLDIGGSADIERVEKAFYLILKDKSVQTILINIFGGIVRCDTVAKGIINSFSNIHQDIKVPVVVRLQGTNDELAKKLIQQSLFPIYSTDTLEEASDKIQEILHIK; this is encoded by the coding sequence ATGAATTTACATGAATACCAAGGTAGAGAAATATTAAATTCTTTTTCCATTCAAGTTCCTGATGGAATGATTGTTTCTTCCCCTGAAGAAGCTGTAAAAGTAGCTAAAATTTTTTTTAAAAAAACTGAAAAAAATTCTTTAGTGATTAAAGCTCAAATTCATGCTGGAGGACGAGGAAAAGCTGGAGGTATTCAAATAGTGAAAAATTTGGATGAAGTTTATGAAAAATCAAAAAACATTTTAGGAAAATTTCTAATAACTTCCCAAACTTCTAAAAAGGGAGAATTAGTTCGAAAAATTTTGTTATCTGAAGATATCTATTTTTCTGAATTCAGTCCTCCTATAGAATATTATTTATCCATATTATTAAATCGTGATATAGAAAAAAATATGATTCTTTACTCTAAAGAAGGAGGAGTAAATATAGAAGATTTTTCAAAAAAAAATCCAAATAAAATATATACAGAAGTTATAGATCCGATATTAGGACTTCAATTATTTCAAACAAAAAAAATTGGTTTCAACTTAGGAATTCATGATAATGAATCTTTGAAAAACTTTAGCTTTTTTCTATTTTCACTTTATAAAGCTTATATCACTTTTGATACTTTATTATTAGAAATCAATCCTTTGATCAAAACATTTGATCAAAAATTTATTCCAGTTGACATAAAAATGATTTTAGATGACAATGCTTTGTTTCGTCATAAAAAATATAATTTGATCCGTGATGATATTGATGAAATTGAAAGAGAAGCCTGTGAAGCCAAATTAAATTTTTTAAAACTGGAAGGAAATGTAGGATGTATGGTAAATGGAGCTGGATTAGCAATGGCTACTATGGATATGATTAAATTTTGTGGAGGTGTTCCTGCTAATTTTTTAGACATAGGAGGTTCTGCGGATATAGAACGTGTAGAAAAAGCTTTTTATCTGATATTAAAGGATAAATCTGTACAAACAATATTAATCAATATATTTGGAGGAATTGTACGTTGTGATACGGTTGCAAAAGGAATTATAAATTCTTTTTCTAATATTCATCAGGATATTAAAGTTCCTGTTGTTGTTCGTTTACAAGGAACAAATGATGAATTGGCAAAAAAATTGATTCAACAAAGTTTATTTCCTATTTATTCTACTGATACTTTAGAAGAAGCATCTGATAAAATTCAAGAAATTTTACATATAAAATAA
- a CDS encoding AAA family ATPase, translated as MKKIFSVFSEKYKPIKWNEIIGQKDIILILKKAIQENRLSKILFFLGPEGVGKNTCAQILSNELNSFSELKYYSLNRFEINGFLNNSLEHIYKIINQSRFFPKLGKYNIFIINNIHMVSQCFFNFFIRFIEEKHPHVLFIFCGTEEKKIPKLILSRCQVFEFKRISTKEIFLHLKMISEKENIEVENEALLILSKHVKGSISKAIYLFDRLILYKNSEKKISKEFLIQKLGIIDVKYYFKIVDYLLDKKIHKIFILLDKILQKKENSYDLIIGLTKHFRNLFLYKNYETISILKLKKEIIFSYISQSKKISYFFLMNALNICLRLKKEYEKFNQSYRLTIEIYLIQLAYLFDNKKNENSFLIEDEKIQCLQKNWINFLQKFYGKINPIHLYFLKNEIKFQIEKNKIFFVLPYKLENFSFLLIQTHFFKYFKEKFNYPHLEFEIVKKNSSTIEQYNLLYHKNKLIETLIERLNLKIFSYEIQGKKKLL; from the coding sequence ATGAAAAAAATTTTTTCTGTATTTTCTGAAAAATATAAACCTATAAAATGGAATGAAATAATAGGACAAAAAGATATAATTCTGATTTTAAAAAAAGCAATACAGGAAAATCGTTTATCTAAAATTTTATTTTTTTTGGGTCCAGAAGGAGTAGGAAAGAATACATGTGCACAAATTTTATCCAATGAATTAAATTCTTTTTCAGAATTAAAATATTATTCTTTGAATAGATTTGAAATTAATGGATTTTTGAATAATTCATTAGAACATATTTATAAAATAATAAATCAATCCCGTTTTTTTCCTAAATTAGGAAAATATAATATATTCATAATTAATAATATACATATGGTTTCTCAATGTTTTTTCAATTTTTTTATAAGATTTATAGAAGAAAAACATCCACATGTCTTGTTTATTTTTTGTGGAACAGAGGAAAAAAAAATTCCAAAATTAATTTTATCACGTTGTCAAGTTTTTGAATTCAAAAGGATTTCTACAAAAGAAATTTTTTTACATTTAAAAATGATTTCTGAAAAAGAAAATATAGAAGTAGAAAATGAAGCCTTATTGATTCTGTCAAAACATGTAAAAGGATCTATTAGTAAAGCTATTTATTTATTTGATAGATTGATTTTATATAAAAATAGTGAAAAAAAAATATCCAAAGAATTCCTAATTCAAAAATTAGGAATTATTGACGTAAAGTACTATTTCAAAATAGTAGATTATCTTTTAGATAAAAAAATACATAAAATATTCATTTTATTGGATAAAATTTTACAAAAAAAAGAAAATTCTTATGATTTAATTATAGGTTTAACCAAACATTTCAGAAATTTATTTTTATATAAAAATTATGAAACAATTTCTATTTTGAAATTAAAAAAAGAGATAATATTCTCTTACATTTCACAATCAAAAAAAATCTCTTATTTCTTTTTAATGAATGCTTTGAACATTTGTCTTAGATTGAAAAAAGAATATGAAAAGTTTAATCAAAGTTATAGATTAACAATTGAAATTTATCTAATACAGTTGGCATATTTATTCGATAATAAAAAAAATGAAAATTCATTCTTAATAGAAGATGAAAAAATTCAATGTTTACAAAAAAATTGGATCAATTTTTTACAGAAATTTTATGGAAAAATAAATCCTATTCATTTATATTTTTTGAAAAATGAAATAAAATTTCAAATTGAAAAAAATAAAATATTTTTTGTTCTTCCATATAAATTAGAAAATTTTAGTTTTTTGTTAATTCAAACACATTTTTTTAAATATTTTAAAGAAAAATTCAATTATCCGCATTTAGAATTTGAAATAGTGAAAAAAAATTCAAGTACAATAGAACAATATAATCTTTTATATCATAAAAATAAATTAATAGAAACATTAATAGAACGATTGAATTTAAAAATTTTTTCTTATGAAATACAAGGAAAAAAAAAATTATTGTAA
- a CDS encoding ATP-dependent Clp protease ATP-binding subunit has protein sequence MIHHYSSNSIKKFFFSSTYSDEDIENDSSSFSYGSGSSGTGSGYYGGIKSKTPVLDNFGRDLNSIAMEGKLDPVVGRDKEVERVSQILSRRKKNNPLLIGEPGVGKSAIAEGLALRIVQKKVSRVLYNKRVVVLDLASLVAGTKYRGQFEERMKAIINESEKNKGLILFIDEIHTLIGAGGTTGSLDASNIFKPALARGDIQCIGATTLNEYRQYIEKDGALERRFQKIIVQPSSEEETIEILRKIKGKYESHHNVIYTEKAIRACVYLTVRYIVDRFLPDKAIDALDESGSRVHIKNIKVPQEIVLLEKELESIRKEKSKVVKSQKYEEAARLRDTEKRIEKQLMKAQKEWEESSKKNKEIVSEENVEEVVSMMSGVPINKISQAEMKKLSKMIDILREKIVGQDEAVEKIVRAVQRNRTGLKDPNSPIGSFIFLGQTGVGKTSLAKIFAKELFDSEESLIRIDMSEYMEKFSVSRLIGAPPGYVGYEEGGQLTEIIRRKPYSVILLDEIEKAHHEVFNVLLQMLDYGCVTDSIGRKINFKNTVIIFTSNTGTQQLKEFGQGIGFHTQARKLNNYIQNVLEQALKRTFSPEFLNRIDDIIIFNSLTRENISKITRIELNKIILHVSNLGYELVLLPEVINFIQKKGFDQEYGARPLKRVIEKFIKNPISEYIISEKLKKGDKISLKMNTSNDNVEVFIHQKK, from the coding sequence ATGATTCATCATTATTCGTCAAACAGTATAAAAAAATTTTTTTTCTCTTCTACTTATTCAGATGAAGATATTGAAAATGACAGTTCTTCCTTTTCTTATGGATCTGGAAGTAGTGGAACAGGTTCTGGTTATTATGGAGGGATAAAAAGTAAAACTCCTGTTTTGGATAATTTTGGAAGAGATTTGAATTCCATAGCTATGGAAGGAAAATTAGATCCCGTAGTAGGTAGAGATAAAGAAGTTGAACGTGTTTCTCAAATATTGAGTAGAAGAAAAAAAAATAATCCTCTTCTTATAGGAGAACCTGGAGTAGGAAAATCTGCTATTGCTGAAGGATTAGCTTTACGTATTGTGCAAAAAAAAGTTTCAAGAGTTTTGTACAATAAGAGAGTGGTTGTATTAGATTTAGCAAGTTTAGTTGCTGGAACTAAATATAGAGGTCAATTTGAAGAAAGAATGAAAGCCATTATCAATGAATCAGAAAAAAATAAAGGTCTCATTCTTTTTATAGATGAAATACATACTCTGATTGGAGCAGGAGGAACTACAGGTTCTTTAGACGCTTCTAATATCTTTAAGCCAGCTTTAGCAAGGGGAGATATTCAATGTATCGGTGCAACAACACTCAATGAGTATAGACAATATATAGAAAAAGATGGAGCCTTAGAAAGGAGATTTCAAAAAATTATTGTTCAACCTTCTTCTGAAGAAGAAACTATAGAGATCTTAAGAAAAATAAAAGGAAAATATGAAAGTCATCATAACGTTATTTATACAGAAAAAGCAATAAGAGCTTGTGTATATCTTACTGTACGATATATTGTAGATCGTTTTTTACCAGATAAAGCCATTGATGCTTTAGATGAATCGGGATCTCGTGTTCATATTAAAAACATAAAAGTTCCACAGGAAATAGTTCTTTTAGAGAAAGAATTAGAGAGTATTCGAAAAGAAAAATCAAAAGTAGTTAAAAGTCAGAAATACGAAGAAGCGGCACGTTTACGTGATACAGAAAAACGTATTGAAAAACAATTAATGAAAGCCCAAAAAGAGTGGGAAGAATCTTCTAAAAAAAATAAAGAAATTGTATCCGAAGAGAATGTTGAAGAAGTGGTATCAATGATGAGTGGAGTTCCAATAAATAAAATTTCTCAAGCTGAAATGAAAAAATTGAGCAAAATGATAGATATCTTAAGAGAGAAAATAGTAGGACAAGATGAAGCGGTAGAAAAAATAGTAAGAGCCGTTCAAAGAAATAGAACTGGATTGAAAGATCCTAATTCCCCTATAGGTTCTTTTATTTTCTTAGGACAAACAGGGGTCGGAAAAACTTCTTTAGCAAAAATTTTTGCTAAAGAATTATTTGATTCCGAAGAATCATTGATTCGTATAGATATGAGTGAGTATATGGAAAAATTTTCTGTATCCCGATTAATAGGAGCTCCTCCAGGTTATGTGGGGTATGAAGAAGGAGGACAATTAACGGAAATTATACGTCGTAAACCTTATTCTGTAATATTATTAGATGAGATAGAAAAAGCACATCATGAAGTGTTTAATGTTTTGTTACAAATGTTAGATTATGGGTGTGTTACAGATAGTATTGGAAGAAAAATAAATTTTAAAAATACCGTGATTATTTTTACTTCAAATACGGGAACACAACAATTAAAAGAATTTGGTCAGGGAATAGGGTTTCATACTCAAGCAAGAAAATTAAACAATTATATACAAAATGTACTAGAACAAGCTTTAAAACGTACTTTTTCTCCTGAATTTTTAAATAGAATAGATGATATTATTATTTTTAATTCTTTAACAAGAGAAAATATATCAAAAATAACTCGTATTGAATTGAACAAAATAATTCTTCATGTATCTAATTTAGGTTATGAATTGGTATTACTCCCTGAAGTAATAAATTTTATTCAAAAAAAAGGATTTGATCAAGAATATGGAGCTCGTCCTTTAAAAAGAGTAATAGAAAAATTTATAAAAAATCCTATATCGGAATATATAATTAGTGAAAAATTAAAAAAAGGAGATAAAATTTCACTAAAAATGAATACAAGTAATGACAATGTAGAAGTATTTATTCATCAAAAAAAATGA
- a CDS encoding endonuclease III domain-containing protein: MNFISKKIKIIENILDFLYPNPTSTLYYINEYTLLISIMLSSRTQEKKVNEITKILFRKINNPIDTIYTPIENIKNIIKHIGLYKKKSKNIYDLSVILIKKYNGIIPKNISELKFLPGIGHKTASVFLSHVSNEFVFPVDTHIHRMMFRWKLSNGKNVKQTEQDAKRFFKKKIGKNYIFKLFFMLKNILLLENGI, encoded by the coding sequence ATGAATTTTATTTCAAAAAAAATAAAAATTATTGAAAATATATTGGATTTTTTATATCCTAATCCAACTTCTACTTTGTATTATATTAATGAATATACTTTATTGATATCTATTATGTTAAGTTCTAGAACTCAAGAAAAAAAAGTCAATGAAATTACAAAAATTTTATTTAGAAAAATCAATAACCCCATAGATACAATTTATACTCCTATTGAAAATATAAAAAATATTATAAAACATATAGGACTTTACAAGAAAAAATCTAAAAATATTTATGATTTATCTGTTATATTAATCAAAAAATATAATGGAATTATTCCGAAAAATATTTCGGAATTAAAATTTTTACCTGGAATAGGACATAAAACTGCATCTGTTTTTTTATCCCATGTATCCAACGAATTTGTATTTCCTGTGGACACTCACATTCATAGAATGATGTTTCGTTGGAAACTGAGCAATGGAAAAAATGTTAAACAAACAGAACAAGATGCAAAACGTTTTTTCAAAAAAAAAATTGGAAAAAATTACATCTTCAAATTATTTTTTATGCTAAAAAATATTCTCCTTCTAGAAAATGGAATTTAA
- a CDS encoding DUF3127 domain-containing protein, giving the protein MEIIGNVKKLFDIQKFDSGFQKREIVLTTEEPYSQNILIEFIQDKVDLLENVKPKDKIKIFINIRGREWKNPEGIIRYFNSIQGWKIEHYSTEKTSNKMTSTSPPLSSDDFDDLPF; this is encoded by the coding sequence ATGGAAATCATAGGAAACGTAAAAAAACTATTTGATATTCAAAAATTTGATAGTGGATTTCAAAAAAGAGAAATAGTTCTTACTACTGAAGAGCCATATTCTCAAAATATATTAATTGAATTTATTCAAGATAAAGTGGATTTGTTAGAAAATGTAAAACCAAAAGATAAAATAAAAATATTCATAAACATTCGGGGAAGAGAATGGAAAAATCCTGAAGGAATTATTAGATATTTTAATTCTATTCAAGGATGGAAAATAGAACATTATTCTACGGAAAAAACTTCAAATAAAATGACTTCAACATCTCCTCCTTTATCATCTGATGATTTTGATGATTTACCTTTTTAA
- a CDS encoding SPFH domain-containing protein — MSIFSLLFYGILVLLILSIFSSFIFIVNQETAAILERMGKFHSIRYAGLNFKVPIMDNIIGKLTLKIQQLDVLVDTKTKDNVFVKVKVSVQFKVIQDKVYEAFYKLDNSHAQITSYIFDVVRAEVPKMRLDDVFERKDHIALAVKGELEGSMLNYGYSIIKALVTDLDPDEQVKLAMNRINTAEREKVASEYQAEADRIKIVAKAKAEAESKKLQGKGTADQRREIARGILESVEVLNNIGINSQEASALIVVTQHYDTLQSMGENGNTNLILLPNSPGSASEMLNNMITSFNVSNQIGETLKKKNNSKKK, encoded by the coding sequence ATGAGTATTTTCAGTTTACTATTTTATGGTATATTGGTTCTCTTGATTTTATCTATTTTTTCTAGTTTTATCTTTATAGTAAACCAAGAGACAGCAGCTATTCTTGAAAGAATGGGTAAATTTCATAGTATTCGTTATGCTGGATTAAATTTTAAGGTTCCTATTATGGATAATATAATAGGAAAACTTACATTAAAAATTCAACAATTAGATGTATTAGTAGATACAAAAACGAAAGATAACGTTTTTGTTAAAGTTAAAGTATCGGTTCAATTTAAGGTTATCCAAGATAAAGTATATGAAGCTTTTTATAAGTTAGATAATTCTCATGCTCAGATCACTTCTTATATATTTGATGTAGTGAGAGCAGAAGTTCCAAAAATGCGTTTAGATGATGTTTTCGAACGAAAAGATCATATAGCTCTTGCAGTTAAAGGAGAATTGGAAGGATCTATGTTAAATTATGGATATTCTATAATTAAAGCATTAGTTACAGATCTTGATCCAGATGAACAAGTAAAATTGGCTATGAATCGCATTAATACAGCTGAAAGAGAGAAGGTTGCTTCTGAATATCAAGCAGAAGCTGATAGAATTAAAATTGTAGCTAAAGCAAAGGCAGAAGCTGAAAGTAAAAAATTACAAGGAAAAGGAACAGCAGATCAACGCAGAGAAATAGCTAGAGGAATTCTAGAATCTGTAGAAGTGTTAAACAATATAGGAATTAATTCACAAGAAGCTTCTGCTTTGATTGTTGTGACGCAACACTATGATACTCTCCAATCTATGGGAGAAAATGGAAATACTAATTTAATTTTATTACCCAATTCACCAGGATCTGCTAGTGAAATGTTAAATAATATGATTACATCATTTAATGTTTCTAACCAAATTGGAGAAACTCTTAAAAAAAAGAATAACAGTAAAAAAAAATAA
- a CDS encoding iron-sulfur cluster assembly protein: protein MNPSYSLENRIISVLKSIYDPEISVDIYELGLIYDVQISGKNKVKIVMTLTTPNCPVAESLPLEVKEKVQSIIQEIKEVDVILTFDPPWSREFMSDEARLELGLL, encoded by the coding sequence ATGAATCCAAGTTATTCTTTAGAAAATCGTATTATTTCTGTATTAAAATCTATATATGATCCAGAAATTTCAGTAGATATTTATGAGTTGGGTTTGATTTACGATGTTCAGATTTCTGGAAAAAATAAAGTAAAAATAGTAATGACTTTAACTACGCCTAATTGTCCGGTTGCAGAAAGTTTGCCTTTAGAAGTTAAAGAAAAAGTCCAATCTATTATACAAGAAATAAAAGAAGTAGATGTTATTTTAACATTTGATCCACCTTGGAGTAGAGAATTTATGAGCGATGAAGCTCGTTTAGAATTAGGATTATTATAA
- a CDS encoding M16 family metallopeptidase, protein MFAHIFNRNVPPPSLKRKTTINIEKPKFFQMKNGLKVLIVENHKLPLVRIGLELDYKPFLEKDKTGIKKILGQMLRSGTENHTKEELDDMIDYMGCSLYTSFSETSIFTMKKYLNKSVSIMSDILMNSKFDNSKELDKIIKQRIIDLSLSEKEPNAILQRVRNVLYFGKNHPYGEYETHDTIKNITLHDLKKLYEKYYIPNISYLSFIGDISQREAEKLCDLYFSKWKQKSSIIDEPIIKEYVIPSKIEIDIVDIPSLTQSTICFGGPICLKKNDPEYFSSMLANGILGGGPQSRLFLNLREKKAYTYGAYSILKSDRNIGYFSVYTQVRNEVTEKAIKDLIKEIFEITEKKISLEELNIKKKEISGQFILDFEDPNRISDLFICELRNKLPSGFYKNYLKKIESVTIDDVYQSCKKFFFTKNGRIIIIGKAHDILPNIKKLGYSIRFFDQFGSLIKKEEK, encoded by the coding sequence ATGTTTGCTCATATATTTAATCGAAATGTCCCCCCACCATCTCTCAAAAGAAAGACGACTATCAACATTGAAAAACCTAAGTTTTTTCAAATGAAAAATGGATTAAAAGTTCTCATTGTAGAAAATCATAAACTTCCTTTAGTTAGAATTGGTTTAGAGTTGGATTATAAACCCTTTTTGGAAAAAGATAAGACTGGAATAAAAAAAATTTTGGGTCAAATGCTTCGTTCTGGTACAGAAAATCATACTAAAGAAGAATTAGACGATATGATTGATTATATGGGATGTAGTTTATATACTTCTTTCTCTGAGACATCTATTTTCACTATGAAAAAATATTTGAATAAATCTGTATCTATAATGAGTGATATTTTGATGAATAGCAAATTTGATAATTCCAAAGAATTGGATAAAATCATTAAACAAAGAATTATAGATCTGAGTCTTTCAGAAAAAGAACCCAATGCTATTTTACAAAGAGTACGAAATGTTTTATATTTTGGAAAAAATCATCCTTATGGAGAATACGAGACTCATGATACAATTAAAAATATTACTCTTCATGATTTGAAGAAATTATATGAAAAATATTATATACCCAACATATCCTATCTTTCTTTTATTGGAGACATTTCTCAAAGAGAAGCGGAAAAATTGTGTGATCTTTATTTTTCCAAATGGAAACAGAAATCATCTATTATAGATGAACCGATTATCAAAGAATATGTGATTCCATCTAAAATAGAAATAGATATAGTGGATATTCCTTCTTTAACCCAATCTACTATTTGTTTTGGTGGACCGATTTGTTTGAAAAAAAATGATCCAGAATATTTTTCTTCTATGTTAGCGAATGGAATTTTAGGAGGAGGGCCTCAAAGTCGTTTATTTTTAAATCTTAGAGAAAAAAAGGCTTATACATATGGAGCTTATTCTATTTTGAAATCTGATAGGAATATTGGTTATTTTTCAGTTTATACTCAAGTAAGAAACGAAGTTACAGAAAAAGCAATAAAAGATCTTATAAAAGAAATTTTTGAAATAACAGAAAAAAAAATTTCTTTGGAAGAATTAAATATAAAAAAGAAAGAAATTAGTGGTCAATTTATTCTTGATTTTGAAGATCCTAATAGAATTAGTGATCTTTTTATATGTGAATTAAGAAATAAACTTCCAAGTGGATTTTACAAAAATTATTTAAAGAAAATCGAATCAGTTACAATAGATGATGTCTATCAATCATGTAAAAAGTTCTTTTTCACAAAAAATGGTAGAATCATAATTATTGGAAAAGCTCACGATATATTACCTAATATAAAAAAATTAGGTTATTCTATTCGTTTTTTTGATCAATTTGGATCTTTAATCAAGAAAGAAGAAAAATGA